In Malus sylvestris chromosome 16, drMalSylv7.2, whole genome shotgun sequence, the following are encoded in one genomic region:
- the LOC126608790 gene encoding LEAF RUST 10 DISEASE-RESISTANCE LOCUS RECEPTOR-LIKE PROTEIN KINASE-like 2.1 isoform X2: protein MISHSLSLSLSLSLSLKFTMNQNVCILLLMIFVLSSETSLVLAVNFFYQNCSVPITCGRQDIRYPFYIQGKQQPFCGYPGFELSCQGGDEDGEAYPILHLSGNDYIIHNISYQTSSLLVSNALLSHYLNNSACTNLSSINNLTLPNDQFNLAPNQDQFFLLYNCNSSFVDSFQKYKIGCNNTSVLAVPRDEYPEVGNVLQSQKCGSSEVAAAHGGGYGNVEAAGMKEVLGRGFEMTWKAVDCSRCQSSGGLCGFNYTTYHFRCLCHSTTHSVRCMDEDDEGGNLVAKVSIGAGAGAGLIFLIVIVCCLRGKLSSYRFLFFWKKQNQNLQIVEAFLRSYGPLQVRRYSFSEVKKMANSFKEKLGQGGCGAVYKGKLKDGCLVAVKVLTKLKGDGEEFMNEVAAISRTSHVNVVTLLGFCFEGSKRALIYEFMSNGSLEKFIFDASTPNVGHDHLGWEALDRISLGIARGLEYLHRGCNTRILHLDIKPHNILLDENFTPKISDFGLAKICNSKDSIVSMLGARGTAGYIAPEVFSRNFGGVSHKSDVYSYGMMLSEMIGGRRNINVEAENTSEIYFPHWIYQRLELNKELGLQSVKNEEDKERARKMIIVSLWCIQTNPSNRPAMKEVIDMLEGSVDSLQIPPKPYLSSPPKSPADSSTTLVSIQ from the exons AtgatctctcactctctctctctctctctctctctctctctctctctaaaatttaCAATGAATCAAAACGTCTGTATCCTCCTCCTCATGATTTTTGTCCTGTCATCTGAAACGTCATTGGTTTTGGCTGTGAACTTTTTCTACCAAAACTGCAGTGTGCCCATTACTTGTGGCCGCCAAGACATTAGGTATCCATTCTACATCCAAGGCAAGCAACAACCCTTTTGTGGGTATCCTGGTTTCGAGCTCTCCTGCCAAGGCGGAGATGAAGACGGAGAAGCCTACCCAATTCTCCATTTGTCTGGTAACGATTACATAATCCACAACATCAGTTACCAAACCAGTTCTCTTCTTGTCTCAAATGCTCTGCTTTCACACTACCTAAACAACTCTGCTTGTACTAACCTGTCGTCAATCAACAACTTAACCCTCCCTAATGATCAGTTTAATCTGGCTCCAAACCAAGATCAATTCTTTCTGCTCTACAACTGCAACTCTTCGTTTGTCGATTCTTTTCAAAAGTACAAGATTGGTTGTAATAACACTTCGGTTCTTGCTGTGCCTCGGGATGAATACCCTGAAGTTGGAAATGTCCTGCAGTCCCAAAAGTGTGGATCGAGTGAGGTGGCGGCAGCGCATGGTGGAGGGTACGGGAATGTTGAGGCAGCGGGAATGAAGGAGGTGTTGGGGAGAGGGTTTGAGATGACGTGGAAGGCAGTCGACTGCAGCCGCTGCCAGAGTAGCGGAGGGTTATGTGGGTTTAATTACACCACCTACCATTTTAGGTGCCTCTGCCACAGTACGACTCATTCTGTGCGCTGTATGGACGAAGATGACGAAGGTGGAAACTTGGTCGCTAAAGTCTCCATAG GTGCAGGTGCAGGTGCTGGTCTCATATTTCTAATCGTTATCGTTTGCTGCTTAAGGGGAAAGTTATCATCATATAGATTTCTGTTCTTTTGGAAGAAGCAAAACCAAAATCTTCAAATTGTAGAGGCCTTTCTAAGGAGCTACGGGCCGTTACAAGTACGAAGATATAGCTTTTCGGAGGTCAAGAAAATGGCCAACTCCTTCAAAGAAAAATTAGGACAAGGAGGCTGTGGTGCTGTTTACAAAGGAAAGTTAAAGGACGGCTGTCTTGTAGCAGTGAAGGTCTTGACCAAACTAAAAGGAGATGGAGAAGAATTTATGAATGAAGTGGCAGCCATTAGTAGAACTTCCCATGTCAATGTCGTCACCTTGTTAGGCTTTTGTTTTGAGGGTTCCAAAAGAGCTCTCATCTATGAATTCATGTCTAATGGATCTCTCGAGAAATTCATATTTGATGCAAGTACTCCCAACGTAGGTCATGATCACTTGGGATGGGAAGCATTGGATCGAATTTCACTCGGCATTGCTCGAGGGTTGGAGTACTTACATCGTGGTTGCAACACAAGAATTTTGCATTTAGACATCAAGCCTCACAACATTCTTCTCGATGAAAACTTCACCCCAAAAATCTCGGATTTTGGCCTTGCCAAAATATGCAACAGCAAAGATAGTATTGTGTCGATGTTGGGAGCAAGAGGTACAGCAGGTTACATTGCTCCAGAAGTATTTTCTAGAAATTTTGGAGGGGTCTCACACAAGTCGGATGTGTACAGCTACGGAATGATGCTTTCAGAGATGATTGGAGGAAGACGGAACATCAATGTTGAAGCTGAAAATACAAGTGAAATATATTTTCCGCATTGGATTTACCAGCGTCTTGAGCTGAACAAAGAGCTTGGTCTGCAAAGCGTTAAGAACGAGGAAGACAAAGAAAGGGCGAGGAAGATGATCATAGTGAGCTTGTGGTGCATACAAACTAATCCTTCAAACCGGCCGGCGATGAAGGAAGTGATAGATATGTTGGAAGGGAGTGTTGATTCGTTGCAGATACCACCCAAGCCTTACTTGTCTTCTCCTCCAAAATCTCCGGCAGATTCTTCTACCACATTGGTATCAATACAGTAG
- the LOC126608790 gene encoding LEAF RUST 10 DISEASE-RESISTANCE LOCUS RECEPTOR-LIKE PROTEIN KINASE-like 2.1 isoform X1, translated as MISHSLSLSLSLSLSLKFTMNQNVCILLLMIFVLSSETSLVLAVNFFYQNCSVPITCGRQDIRYPFYIQGKQQPFCGYPGFELSCQGGDEDGEAYPILHLSGNDYIIHNISYQTSSLLVSNALLSHYLNNSACTNLSSINNLTLPNDQFNLAPNQDQFFLLYNCNSSFVDSFQKYKIGCNNTSVLAVPRDEYPEVGNVLQSQKCGSSEVAAAHGGGYGNVEAAGMKEVLGRGFEMTWKAVDCSRCQSSGGLCGFNYTTYHFRCLCHSTTHSVRCMDEDDEGGNLVAKVSIAGAGAGAGLIFLIVIVCCLRGKLSSYRFLFFWKKQNQNLQIVEAFLRSYGPLQVRRYSFSEVKKMANSFKEKLGQGGCGAVYKGKLKDGCLVAVKVLTKLKGDGEEFMNEVAAISRTSHVNVVTLLGFCFEGSKRALIYEFMSNGSLEKFIFDASTPNVGHDHLGWEALDRISLGIARGLEYLHRGCNTRILHLDIKPHNILLDENFTPKISDFGLAKICNSKDSIVSMLGARGTAGYIAPEVFSRNFGGVSHKSDVYSYGMMLSEMIGGRRNINVEAENTSEIYFPHWIYQRLELNKELGLQSVKNEEDKERARKMIIVSLWCIQTNPSNRPAMKEVIDMLEGSVDSLQIPPKPYLSSPPKSPADSSTTLVSIQ; from the exons AtgatctctcactctctctctctctctctctctctctctctctctctaaaatttaCAATGAATCAAAACGTCTGTATCCTCCTCCTCATGATTTTTGTCCTGTCATCTGAAACGTCATTGGTTTTGGCTGTGAACTTTTTCTACCAAAACTGCAGTGTGCCCATTACTTGTGGCCGCCAAGACATTAGGTATCCATTCTACATCCAAGGCAAGCAACAACCCTTTTGTGGGTATCCTGGTTTCGAGCTCTCCTGCCAAGGCGGAGATGAAGACGGAGAAGCCTACCCAATTCTCCATTTGTCTGGTAACGATTACATAATCCACAACATCAGTTACCAAACCAGTTCTCTTCTTGTCTCAAATGCTCTGCTTTCACACTACCTAAACAACTCTGCTTGTACTAACCTGTCGTCAATCAACAACTTAACCCTCCCTAATGATCAGTTTAATCTGGCTCCAAACCAAGATCAATTCTTTCTGCTCTACAACTGCAACTCTTCGTTTGTCGATTCTTTTCAAAAGTACAAGATTGGTTGTAATAACACTTCGGTTCTTGCTGTGCCTCGGGATGAATACCCTGAAGTTGGAAATGTCCTGCAGTCCCAAAAGTGTGGATCGAGTGAGGTGGCGGCAGCGCATGGTGGAGGGTACGGGAATGTTGAGGCAGCGGGAATGAAGGAGGTGTTGGGGAGAGGGTTTGAGATGACGTGGAAGGCAGTCGACTGCAGCCGCTGCCAGAGTAGCGGAGGGTTATGTGGGTTTAATTACACCACCTACCATTTTAGGTGCCTCTGCCACAGTACGACTCATTCTGTGCGCTGTATGGACGAAGATGACGAAGGTGGAAACTTGGTCGCTAAAGTCTCCATAG CAGGTGCAGGTGCAGGTGCTGGTCTCATATTTCTAATCGTTATCGTTTGCTGCTTAAGGGGAAAGTTATCATCATATAGATTTCTGTTCTTTTGGAAGAAGCAAAACCAAAATCTTCAAATTGTAGAGGCCTTTCTAAGGAGCTACGGGCCGTTACAAGTACGAAGATATAGCTTTTCGGAGGTCAAGAAAATGGCCAACTCCTTCAAAGAAAAATTAGGACAAGGAGGCTGTGGTGCTGTTTACAAAGGAAAGTTAAAGGACGGCTGTCTTGTAGCAGTGAAGGTCTTGACCAAACTAAAAGGAGATGGAGAAGAATTTATGAATGAAGTGGCAGCCATTAGTAGAACTTCCCATGTCAATGTCGTCACCTTGTTAGGCTTTTGTTTTGAGGGTTCCAAAAGAGCTCTCATCTATGAATTCATGTCTAATGGATCTCTCGAGAAATTCATATTTGATGCAAGTACTCCCAACGTAGGTCATGATCACTTGGGATGGGAAGCATTGGATCGAATTTCACTCGGCATTGCTCGAGGGTTGGAGTACTTACATCGTGGTTGCAACACAAGAATTTTGCATTTAGACATCAAGCCTCACAACATTCTTCTCGATGAAAACTTCACCCCAAAAATCTCGGATTTTGGCCTTGCCAAAATATGCAACAGCAAAGATAGTATTGTGTCGATGTTGGGAGCAAGAGGTACAGCAGGTTACATTGCTCCAGAAGTATTTTCTAGAAATTTTGGAGGGGTCTCACACAAGTCGGATGTGTACAGCTACGGAATGATGCTTTCAGAGATGATTGGAGGAAGACGGAACATCAATGTTGAAGCTGAAAATACAAGTGAAATATATTTTCCGCATTGGATTTACCAGCGTCTTGAGCTGAACAAAGAGCTTGGTCTGCAAAGCGTTAAGAACGAGGAAGACAAAGAAAGGGCGAGGAAGATGATCATAGTGAGCTTGTGGTGCATACAAACTAATCCTTCAAACCGGCCGGCGATGAAGGAAGTGATAGATATGTTGGAAGGGAGTGTTGATTCGTTGCAGATACCACCCAAGCCTTACTTGTCTTCTCCTCCAAAATCTCCGGCAGATTCTTCTACCACATTGGTATCAATACAGTAG
- the LOC126608789 gene encoding probable leucine-rich repeat receptor-like protein kinase At1g68400 has product MAAMAAVATLLLTSFFFAALHVSSNPDTEPLLSFKATSDASNKLTTWNSTSGDPCTWTGVSCTNNRVSRLVLENLDLRGSFEPLTALTQLRVLSLKGNRLSGPIPDLSNFTALKLLFLSYNDLSGDFPASATSLFRLYRLDLSYNNLSGEIPSTVNHLTHLLTLRLEANRFSGSLSGLSLPNLQDLNVSANRLTGEIPKYFSIFPVTAFAENPGLCGSPVQSCKGTSNDPTRPGSDGAIASPVMPAANPTVVASSPSSLPAKSAPNKSGNSHRVGSAKMSPEALIAIIVGDALVLVLVSLLLYCYFWRNFSTKMRQGKGGSKLLETEKIVYSSSPYSSAQPGYERGRMVFFEGVKRFELEDLLRASAEMLGKGGFGTAYKAVLDDGNVVAVKRLKDAQIGGKTQFEQHMAVLGRLSHPNIVSLRAYYFAREEKLLVYDYMPNGSLFWVLHGNRGPGRTPLDWTTRLKIAAGAARGLAFIHSSCSPLKLTHGNIKSTNILLDKTGNARVSDFGLSVFVPPPPATSSAPRSCGYRAPETLDGRKLTQKSDVYAFGVLLLELLTGKCPSVVDNGGSGGGYGGLVDLPRWVQSVVREEWTAEVFDLELMRYKDIEEEMVGLLQIAMACTAASPDQRPKMSQVVKMIDEIRGVAGSPSHEAGFESMSESPSLSEDTYGASQ; this is encoded by the exons ATGGCAGCCATGGCCGCCGTGGCCACTCTTCTCCTCACGAGCTTCTTCTTCGCTGCTCTCCACGTCTCTTCAAATCCAGATACCGAACCTCTCCTATCATTCAAAGCCACGTCGGACGCATCCAACAAGCTCACCACCTGGAACTCCACCTCCGGTGACCCGTGCACCTGGACCGGCGTCTCATGCACAAATAACCGAGTCTCCCGACTCGTCCTCGAGAACCTCGACCTCCGCGGCTCGTTCGAGCCACTCACCGCGCTAACTCAGCTGCGAGTTCTGAGCCTCAAGGGTAACCGCCTCTCCGGCCCCATTCCGGACCTTTCCAACTTCACCGCCCTCAAACTCTTATTCCTCTCCTACAACGATCTCTCCGGTGACTTTCCCGCCTCCGCAACCTCTCTCTTCCGTCTCTACCGTCTCGATCTGTCCTACAACAACTTATCCGGCGAGATTCCCTCAACGGTCAACCATTTGACCCATCTTCTCACTCTCCGGCTCGAGGCGAACCGTTTCTCCGGTTCACTGTCGGGTCTGAGCCTGCCGAATCTGCAGGACCTCAATGTGTCTGCGAACCGTCTGACCGGCGAAATACCCAAGTACTTTTCGATTTTCCCCGTAACCGCTTTTGCTGAAAACCCGGGTCTATGCGGGTCTCCGGTGCAGAGCTGCAAGGGTACATCAAACGACCCGACCCGGCCTGGATCTGACGGAGCCATTGCGTCTCCTGTAATGCCTGCTGCTAACCCAACCGTCGTAGCGTCGTCGCCGAGTTCGTTGCCCGCGAAATCAGCGCCGAACAAATCGGGAAATTCTCACCGTGTTGGTAGCGCGAAAATGAGTCCGGAGGCTCTAATCGCCATCATAGTCGGCGACGCTTTGGTTCTCGTGCTGGTTTCGCTGCTCCTGTACTGCTACTTCTGGCGGAATTTCAGCACCAAAATGCGGCAGGGCAAGGGCGGCTCGAAGCTTCTAGAAACTGAGAAGATCGTGTACTCGTCGAGCCCCTACTCCTCCGCCCAACCCGGGTACGAGCGGGGTCGGATGGTGTTCTTCGAAGGAGTGAAGCGTTTCGAGCTGGAGGACTTGCTCAGGGCCTCGGCCGAGATGCTGGGGAAAGGCGGGTTCGGGACGGCGTACAAGGCGGTTCTCGACGATGGCAATGTGGTGGCGGTTAAGAGGCTCAAGGATGCTCAGATTGGCGGGAAGACTCAGTTCGAGCAGCACATGGCGGTGCTGGGGCGGCTCAGCCATCCCAACATTGTGAGCTTGAGGGCGTATTACTTCGCCAGGGAGGAGAAATTGTTGGTATACGATTACATGCCCAATGGCAGCCTGTTCTGGGTTCTCCACG GAAACCGTGGACCCGGTCGGACTCCGCTGGACTGGACAACGAGGCTGAAAATCGCAGCCGGAGCGGCTCGAGGCTTGGCATTCATTCACAGCTCGTGCAGTCCGCTTAAGCTCACCCACGGTAACATCAAGTCCACCAACATCCTCTTAGACAAGACCGGTAACGCCCGCGTCTCCGACTTCGGACTCTCCGTCTTCGTGCCTCCTCCGCCCGCCACGTCGTCCGCTCCGCGATCCTGCGGCTACCGCGCTCCCGAGACGTTGGACGGTCGGAAGTTGACGCAGAAATCAGACGTGTACGCTTTCGGTGTTCTCCTGCTGGAGCTGCTCACGGGGAAGTGTCCCTCCGTGGTGGATAATGGCGGGTCCGGGGGAGGATACGGTGGGCTTGTGGACCTGCCCAGGTGGGTCCAGTCTGTGGTCAGGGAAGAATGGACCGCGGAGGTGTTTGATTTGGAGCTGATGAGGTACAAGGATATTGAGGAGGAGATGGTGGGGCTTTTGCAGATTGCAATGGCTTGCACGGCGGCTTCGCCTGATCAACGTCCCAAGATGAGCCAGGTGGTGAAAATGATTGACGAGATTCGGGGCGTGGCTGGTTCGCCGAGTCACGAGGCGGGCTTTGAATCCATGTCCGAGTCGCCGTCGTTGTCGGAGGACACTTACGGAGCAAGTCAGTGA
- the LOC126608805 gene encoding glycosyltransferase BC10-like, with amino-acid sequence MKAQDPNSPSFLPKSFNLQRHLRNLLSHFLLFVFGLTLGVVHSNLKEFSFGSLQFAQFPFSPMSPPPPSNISKTLMPNATSPTISVVATNTSASSSPPRIGLKDYLKPPKAFHDMNNSELLWRASMTPRIPEYPFHLVPKVAFMFLTRGPVVLATLWEKFFAGHQGLYSIYVHSSPSYNHSSYTETPVFRGRRIPSQEVEWGKVSLIEAERRLLANALLDISNQRFVLLSEACIPLYNFSTVYSYLMNSTQTFVEVYDDPSGVGRGRYELSDYPGITIDQWRKGSQWFQADRDLALEFVSDRKYFPVFMKCKDYCFADEHYLPTFVYMKFGAKNANRTLTWVDWEKGGPHPTEYKSENVTAELLSDLRNGFGRKCEYNGRSTDVCFLFARKFPPTALDNLLKFAREIIHFNT; translated from the exons ATGAAGGCTCAAGATCCAAACTCTCCAAGCTTTTTACCAAAATCCTTCAATCTCCAACGCCACCTCCGCAATCTCCTCTCACATTTCCTGCTCTTTGTTTTCGGATTAACCCTCGGAGTTGTACATAGCAATCTCAAGGAGTTTTCATTTGGCAGTCTACAATTCGCACAGTTCCCCTTCTCACCTATGTCACCTCCTCCTCCATCCAATatttcaaaaaccctaatgccAAATGCAACCTCCCCAACAATATCCGTTGTTGCGACCAACACATCCGCTTCGTCAAGTCCTCCCCGCATAGGGTTGAAGGACTATCTGAAACCACCGAAGGCGTTTCACGACATGAACAATTCGGAACTGCTGTGGAGAGCTTCCATGACTCCGCGGATTCCAGAATATCCATTCCATCTCGTTCCAAAAGTTGCTTTCATGTTCTTGACAAGGGGGCCTGTTGTTTTGGCAACATTGTGGGAGAAGTTCTTTGCAGGGCATCAAGGTTTGTACTCAATTTATGTGCACTCAAGTCCGTCCTACAATCACTCATCGTACACCGAAACTCCAGTTTTTCGTGGCCGGAGAATTCCGAGTCAG GAAGTGGAATGGGGGAAGGTGAGCTTGATCGAGGCAGAGCGCCGCCTCCTGGCGAATGCTCTTCTCGACATCTCAAACCAGCGTTTTGTTCTGCTCTCAGAAGCATGCATTCCCCTCTACAACTTCTCCACTGTCTACTCCTACCTTATGAACTCCACCCAAACTTTCGTCGAGGTCTATGACGATCCCAGTGGAGTGGGACGTGGCCGGTATGAACTCAGTGACTACCCGGGAATCACAATCGATCAATGGCGAAAAGGGTCGCAGTGGTTCCAAGCGGATAGAGACCTTGCCCTTGAATTCGTATCGGACCGAAAATACTTCCCAGTGTTCATGAAATGCAAAGACTACTGTTTTGCAGATGAACATTATTTGCCAACGTTTGTGTACATGAAATTTGGAGCAAAGAATGCAAATAGGACGTTGACCTGGGTTGACTGGGAAAAGGGTGGCCCACACCCGACGGAGTACAAGAGCGAAAATGTGACGGCGGAGCTTTTGAGTGACCTGAGAAATGGTTTTGGTCGGAAATGTGAATACAATGGGAGGAGTACGGATGTTTGTTTCTTATTCGCAAGGAAGTTCCCGCCAACTGCTTTGGATAACCTGCTCAAGTTTGCACGGGAGATCATACACTTCAACACATAG
- the LOC126608808 gene encoding glycosyltransferase BC10-like — MKVLNQNPLNFFSKLFNFQLNLLNLLFYFLLFGGGLTLGMVLSFYMKDFSLSLQLAQFSFSTSTSASNPHNLMPNVKAVQPNESYRPPRIGLKEYLKPPEVFHDMDDVELLWRASTSPRISEYPFPRVPKVAFLFLVKGPVLLAPLWEKFFKGHQGLYSIYVHSNPSYNGSHPETPVFHGRRIPSQEVEWGNVNMIEAERRLLANALLDISNERFVLLSESCIPLHNFSTVYNYIIRSNETFVQVYDDPSSVGRGRYSFNMYPQVWLNQWRKGSQWFEMDRSLAIEVVSDRKYFPVFQSYCKGSCYADEHYLPTFVNMKFGKKNSNRTLTWVDWSRGGPHPAKFTRTDVTIDVLNSLRNGTSCIYNGRVSNICYLFARKFGPETLERLLKFAPKLMGFSR, encoded by the exons ATGAAGGTACTAAATCAAAACCCTTTAAACTTCTTCTCAAAGCTCTTCAATTTCCAGCTCAACCTCCTCAATCTCCTCTTCTACTTCCTCCTCTTCGGCGGCGGTCTGACCCTCGGAATGGTGCTCAGCTTCTACATGAAAGACTTTTCCTTGAGTCTGCAATTAGCACAATTCTCCTTCTCGACCTCAACATCTGCATCCAATCCGCACAACCTAATGCCGAACGTAAAAGCAGTCCAACCGAACGAGAGCTATCGTCCTCCTCGTATAGGATTGAAGGAGTATCTAAAGCCGCCGGAGGTTTTCCACGACATGGACGATGTGGAGTTGCTGTGGAGAGCTTCGACGAGTCCTCGGATTTCCGAGTATCCGTTTCCCCGTGTTCCCAAGGTTGCCTTCTTGTTCTTGGTAAAGGGTCCTGTTCTTTTGGCCCCGTTGTGGGAGAAGTTCTTCAAAGGACATCAAGGATTGTACTCGATCTACGTGCACTCGAATCCATCTTACAATGGATCACACCCGGAAACTCCAGTTTTTCATGGCAGAAGAATTCCTAGCCAG GAAGTAGAATGGGGAAATGTGAACATGATTGAGGCAGAGCGCCGCCTGTTGGCGAATGCTCTTCTCGACATCTCAAACGAACGGTTCGTTCTGCTCTCGGAGTCATGCATTCCCCTCCACAACTTCTCCACCGTCTACAATTACATCATCCGCTCCAACGAAACTTTTGTGCAAGTCTATGATGATCCAAGCTCGGTCGGGCGTGGCAGGTACAGTTTTAACATGTATCCACAAGTCTGGTTGAATCAATGGCGAAAAGGGTCGCAATGGTTTGAAATGGACAGAAGCCTCGCCATTGAAGTTGTCTCGGATAGAAAATACTTCCCGGTGTTCCAAAGTTACTGCAAGGGATCATGCTACGCAGACGAGCATTACTTACCTACATTTGTGAACATGAAATTTGGGAAGAAGAATTCGAATAGGACTTTGACCTGGGTTGACTGGTCGAGGGGCGGCCCACACCCTGCCAAGTTTACTAGAACAGATGTGACGATTGATGTTTTGAACAGCTTGAGGAATGGGACTTCTTGTATATACAATGGAAGAGTATCCAACATTTGTTACCTGTTTGCCAGGAAGTTTGGGCCTGAAACGCTCGAGAGACTACTGAAGTTTGCGCCGAAGCTCATGGGATTCAGCAGATAG
- the LOC126608798 gene encoding glycosyltransferase BC10-like translates to MDDLFNARNLPILTTVTFQMNTWYRVISSGCYFGVLGAQASLLHIYLASCFEFSLFTCAESDPKKQRVMKQGKLTVVVKELSTGHFHVKITIILSLSMLFFIFFFGIFVNDHTKKFLSSDQIVPQLNTFTPLSPWPSYTHHCQCNFSLSSRLLPISISSPGGSTSKYYLAPKDLWHSMSDEELFWRASMVPQVMEHSYNRTQKVAFMFLTKGRLPLAPLWEIFFRGHEGFYSVYLHSRPDFKIEPPESSVFYKRRIPSKIVEWGKATMVDAERRLLANALLDFSNERFVLLSESCIPLFNFTTIYNYLINSNQTFVGSFDDPRHIGRGRYNPQMFPTVTLSDWRKGSQWFEVHRKLAVEVVSDVTYYPKFKDLCLPPCYTDEHYMATLVTKVGTGMNSNRSITWVDWSRGGSHPATFVRKDVTEKFLNRLRDGFNCTYNGGVGSICHLFARKFHPSTLEPLLRIAPRLFGFNN, encoded by the exons ATGGATGACCTATTTAACGCGAGAAATTTACCTATACTGACTACCGTGACATTCCAAATGAACACATGGTATCGCGTTATTAGTTCAGGATGCTACTTTGGCGTACTAGGAGCGCAAGCCTCTCTCCTACATATATATCTAGCTTCTTGTTTTGAGTTTTCACTTTTCACATGCGCAGAATCAGACCCAAAAAAACAGAGAGTTATGAAGCAAGGGAAGCTCACTGTAGTTGTCAAAGAGCTTTCCACAGGCCATTTTCATGTCAAAATCACCATCATCCTCTCTTTGTCCatgcttttcttcattttctttttcggaATCTTCGTTAACGATCACACGAAGAAATTCCTGAGCTCAGATCAGATCGTCCCTCAGCTCAACACATTCACCCCACTCTCACCTTGGCCTTCCTACACACATCATTGCCAGTGCaacttttctttgtcttctcgcTTACTGCCCATTAGTATTTCAAGTCCAGGAGGGTCGACGTCGAAATATTACTTAGCTCCCAAGGATCTATGGCATTCCATGAGTGACGAGGAGCTCTTCTGGCGAGCTTCGATGGTGCCACAAGTCATGGAGCACTCGTATAACCGAACACAAAAGGTGGCGTTTATGTTCCTAACAAAGGGACGATTGCCATTGGCGCCACTTTGGGAAATATTTTTCAGAGGACATGAAGGCTTCTACTCTGTTTATCTCCATTCAAGACCAGACTTTAAGATCGAGCCACCGGAGTCCTCGGTGTTTTACAAGCGCAGGATACCAAGCAAG ATCGTTGAGTGGGGAAAGGCAACAATGGTTGATGCGGAGAGGCGCCTATTAGCCAATGCCTTACTCGATTTCTCAAACGAGAGGTTCGTTTTGCTCTCTGAATCATGCATACCCCTCTTCAACTTCACTACAATCTACAACTACCTGATCAACTCCAACCAAACTTTTGTTGGCTCATTCGACGATCCAAGACACATTGGTCGCGGGCGTTACAACCCGCAAATGTTTCCAACCGTGACGTTGTCAGACTGGCGGAAGGGCTCGCAATGGTTTGAAGTTCACCGGAAGCTTGCGGTGGAGGTAGTTTCCGACGTGACATACTACCCTAAATTTAAGGACCTTTGCCTGCCTCCTTGCTACACGGATGAGCACTACATGGCAACTCTTGTGACTAAAGTTGGCACTGGCATGAACTCCAATAGGAGCATTACTTGGGTTGATTGGTCAAGAGGTGGCTCGCACCCTGCAACTTTTGTGAGGAAAGACGTGACAGAAAAGTTTCTCAATCGGTTAAGAGATGGATTTAATTGTACTTACAATGGTGGCGTGGGTTCCATTTGCCACCTTTTTGCAAGAAAGTTTCATCCAAGCACATTGGAGCCATTGCTAAGAATCGCTCCACGTCTATTTGGATTTAACAACTAA